The Yamadazyma tenuis chromosome 2, complete sequence sequence CGGGACTTATCTGTGATGGTCATCCAGAGCTGGTACAAAAAGTACGGCCACACCCTCAATAAGAAACGAGATGCGACCGGCGAGCAGCCATCaaacttcatcaatatttTGGAGGCCTTGAGCGCTACGGGGTTGAGGTCCATTCGGTATGCCAAGGAGATTGAGCATGTAAACAAGGTGGTGGCCAACGATCTTCTTGCCGAGGCCGTCAAGCTCATCGATGAGAATGTTGAGCACAACCAGTTGGGTGACAAGGTCAAGTCCAACTGTGGAGATGCCATCAAATACATGTCGTCGACCAACCAGAAGTTCCACGTGGTGGACCTTGACCCGTACGGGACGGCGGCACCATTCATCGATAGTGCCCTTCAGTGCGTCAAGGATGAAGGTATTTTGCTTGTCACTTGCACCGACGCCGGAGTGTTGGCAGGTAGTGGGTACCCTGAAAAGTGCTATGCGCTCTACGGAGGCCATAATTTTGGTAACACCCTCATCGGCAGTGAGCTGAATCACGAGGTAGGTATCCGGTTGATTCTTCAGAGCATTGCCAGTacggctgcaaaatataAAAAGACCATTGAGCCTCTTTTATCCTTATCAATAGACTACTATTTCCGGGTATTTGTCAAGGTCAAGACCAGTGCGTTCGATGTCAAGGAGTTGGCCTCCAACACGATGTTGACGTACCACTGTACCGGATGTGGAGACAAGCACAACCAGCACATGGGACGGCGAGTGAAAACAGAAAAGAGCTACAAGTATCAGACTCCCAAGTTGGTGAACGTGGGAAGCCGGTGCCCGTACTGTGAGTCGACCTACAACTTGGCCGGGCCCATGTATGGGGGTCGTATCCATAATCGGGAGTTTGTCAAACAAGTTCTCCTGGTGAACGCGCTGTGCGACAAGGACGTCTATCACACGAGTGAACGAATTAAGGGAATGCTCACATTGGCGCTCCATGAGCTCGAATTACCGTTctacttcaacttgaaccagTTGCTGTCGTTCTTCAAGAGCCCACCTATTTCCATCAATGAGTTTTCCAAAGCATTGGGTAATTTAGGGTACAAGCTTTCTTTGACGCACGCGAAGAAGAACTGTATCAAGACCGATGCCCCATGGAACGTGATTTTGGACATCAATAAGCAGtggttgatcaagaaaaacaaCGAGTTGATAGCGGACTACGATGCTGGTAACCTCACCAAAACTGACAAATTGACTGCAAAAATAGACGTCTTGCGTCAGGATCCCAGTacaaacttgaacttgaacccGAACATGATCGGGTACAAAATTCTCAAGAATTTAAACTCCGATACCACGGTAGATTTTGATACTGATAACGAGGAAAGTGACAAGATGAAACACTTGCGCAAGCTTAAGATGGTCCGTTACCAGGAGAATCCCAAGAACTGGGGTCCCAAGGCCAGACCTCCTACTTAATTGTACATA is a genomic window containing:
- the TRM1 gene encoding RNA methyltransferase tRNA(m5U54)methyltransferase (BUSCO:EOG09261H5E; EggNog:ENOG503NUG5; COG:J); translation: MIKTAVKTGMSIVKEGKAEIVGGEKVFYNHIQQFNRDLSVMVIQSWYKKYGHTLNKKRDATGEQPSNFINILEALSATGLRSIRYAKEIEHVNKVVANDLLAEAVKLIDENVEHNQLGDKVKSNCGDAIKYMSSTNQKFHVVDLDPYGTAAPFIDSALQCVKDEGILLVTCTDAGVLAGSGYPEKCYALYGGHNFGNTLIGSESNHEVGIRLILQSIASTAAKYKKTIEPLLSLSIDYYFRVFVKVKTSAFDVKELASNTMLTYHCTGCGDKHNQHMGRRVKTEKSYKYQTPKLVNVGSRCPYCESTYNLAGPMYGGRIHNREFVKQVLSVNASCDKDVYHTSERIKGMLTLALHELELPFYFNLNQLSSFFKSPPISINEFSKALGNLGYKLSLTHAKKNCIKTDAPWNVILDINKQWLIKKNNELIADYDAGNLTKTDKLTAKIDVLRQDPSTNLNLNPNMIGYKILKNLNSDTTVDFDTDNEESDKMKHLRKLKMVRYQENPKNWGPKARPPT